One Streptomyces sp. R28 DNA window includes the following coding sequences:
- a CDS encoding organic hydroperoxide resistance protein, producing the protein MSIQQSEVLYTAVATAENGRDGRVATDDGTLDVVVNPPKEMGGSGAGTNPEQLFAAGYSACFQGALGVVARQEQADVSGSTVTAKVGIGKNDDGFGIIVEISAEIPNVDAATAKGLIEKAHQVCPYSKATRGNITVTLV; encoded by the coding sequence ATGTCCATCCAGCAGTCCGAGGTCCTCTACACCGCCGTCGCCACCGCCGAGAACGGCCGCGACGGCCGGGTCGCCACCGACGACGGCACGCTCGACGTCGTCGTGAACCCGCCCAAGGAGATGGGCGGCAGCGGCGCCGGCACCAACCCGGAGCAGCTGTTCGCGGCCGGCTACAGCGCCTGCTTCCAGGGTGCCCTGGGCGTCGTCGCCCGTCAGGAGCAGGCCGACGTCTCCGGCTCGACCGTCACCGCGAAGGTCGGCATCGGCAAGAACGACGACGGGTTCGGGATCATCGTCGAGATCTCCGCCGAGATCCCGAATGTCGACGCGGCGACCGCCAAGGGCCTCATTGAGAAGGCCCACCAGGTCTGCCCGTACTCGAAGGCGACCCGCGGCAACATCACCGTGACGCTGGTCTGA
- a CDS encoding NADP-dependent oxidoreductase, translated as MINREWHLLSRPVGWPKAEDFALVEAEMPTPGEGQVLVRNKYLSVDPYMRGRMSDAKSYVAPFELGKVMQGGAVGEVVASNAEGIAVGDHVLHFLGWREFAAVDAKNAVKVDPDAAPLSTYLGVLGMTGLTAYAGLLRTASFKEGDVVFVSGAAGAVGSQVGQIAKLKGASRVIGSAGSDEKVKLLVEEYGFDAAFNYKNGSVGEQLREAAPDGIDVYFDNVGGDHLEAAIGQLNVHGRIAVCGMISVYNNTEPAPGPKNLARLIATRGRIEGLLVGDHYDFQPQFVQEVGPWVASGQLKYRETVVEGIENNLEAFLGVLRGDNTGKMIVKL; from the coding sequence ATGATCAACCGCGAATGGCACCTCCTGTCCCGTCCCGTCGGCTGGCCCAAGGCCGAGGACTTCGCCCTGGTCGAGGCCGAGATGCCGACGCCCGGCGAGGGGCAGGTGCTCGTCCGGAACAAGTACCTCTCCGTGGACCCGTACATGCGCGGCCGCATGAGTGACGCCAAGTCCTACGTCGCCCCCTTCGAGCTGGGCAAGGTCATGCAGGGCGGTGCGGTGGGCGAGGTGGTCGCCTCCAACGCCGAGGGCATCGCCGTCGGCGACCACGTCCTGCACTTCTTGGGCTGGCGCGAGTTCGCGGCCGTGGACGCGAAGAACGCCGTCAAGGTCGACCCGGACGCCGCGCCCCTGTCCACGTACCTCGGCGTGCTCGGCATGACCGGCCTCACCGCCTACGCCGGACTGCTGCGCACCGCGTCCTTCAAGGAGGGCGACGTCGTCTTCGTGTCCGGTGCGGCCGGCGCCGTCGGCAGCCAGGTCGGCCAGATCGCCAAGCTCAAGGGTGCCTCCCGGGTCATCGGCTCGGCCGGGTCGGACGAGAAGGTCAAGCTGCTCGTCGAGGAGTACGGCTTCGACGCCGCCTTCAACTACAAGAACGGCTCGGTGGGCGAGCAGCTGCGCGAGGCCGCCCCGGACGGCATCGACGTGTACTTCGACAACGTCGGCGGCGACCACCTGGAGGCCGCCATCGGGCAGCTCAACGTGCACGGCCGGATCGCCGTCTGCGGCATGATCTCGGTCTACAACAACACCGAGCCCGCCCCCGGCCCGAAGAACCTCGCCCGCCTCATCGCGACCCGCGGCCGCATCGAGGGCCTCCTCGTCGGCGATCACTACGACTTCCAGCCGCAGTTCGTCCAGGAGGTCGGCCCCTGGGTGGCCTCGGGGCAGCTCAAGTACCGCGAGACGGTCGTCGAGGGCATCGAGAACAACCTGGAGGCGTTCCTCGGGGTTCTGCGCGGCGACAACACCGGGAAGATGATCGTCAAGCTGTAG
- a CDS encoding MarR family winged helix-turn-helix transcriptional regulator has translation MATPHKTRRPDELTLDVVDLIGAVVARYHEEYDEAAAEHALTGAQARLLSLLSMEPLPMRKLAQRLRCEPSNVTGIVDRLESRGLVERRPDPADRRVKLAAATDEGRQVARSLRESLRFAREPLAGLSEEERLALRDLLRRMLGVDV, from the coding sequence ATGGCCACCCCACACAAGACCCGCCGCCCCGATGAGCTGACCCTCGATGTCGTCGACCTCATCGGCGCGGTCGTGGCCCGCTACCACGAGGAGTACGACGAGGCCGCCGCCGAGCACGCGCTGACCGGCGCGCAGGCGCGGTTGCTGAGCCTGCTGTCGATGGAGCCGCTGCCGATGCGGAAGCTGGCGCAGCGGCTGCGGTGCGAGCCGTCGAACGTGACCGGCATCGTGGACCGACTGGAGTCCCGTGGCCTGGTGGAGCGCCGCCCGGACCCGGCGGACCGCCGGGTGAAGCTGGCGGCGGCGACGGACGAGGGCCGGCAGGTGGCCCGCAGCCTGCGCGAGTCGCTGCGGTTCGCGCGGGAGCCGCTCGCGGGGCTCTCCGAGGAGGAGCGGCTGGCGCTGCGGGATCTGCTGCGGAGGATGCTGGGCGTGGACGTCTAG